Sequence from the [Clostridium] scindens genome:
TCCTCGCGCTCATTGACAACAACGCTGTCAGGATCGTCGACCAGCGCTTTCGCGATAACCTCAACTAATTCTTTCATATCGTGCACCTCCAAAGGCATGTCTTATTTCTCAATGCCAGCTGCTTTAAGAATCTTGCTTACTGCTTCTGTAGGCTGTGCACCATTGCTTAACCACTTCTTAGCTGCTTCCTCGTCAACCTTGATTGCGCTAGGATCACAGTTCGGATCGTAAGTGCCGATCTCATCGATGAACTTGCCATCTCTTGGTGATCTGGAATCAGCAACGATGATTCTATAGAAAGGAGCCTTCTTCTGTCCCATTCTTCTTAATCTGATTTTTACTGCCATAGTATTTCACCTCCATAATATTTTTTCATTATCTATATAACGCGCGTCTGCGCGGTATACCAACTTTAGAACGGCAGGCGGAACTTTCCTTTTCTGCCGCTTTTTCCTACCATCTTCATCATCTTCTTCATCTCGCCGAATTGCTTGACCATCCGGTTGACTTCGCTGATGTCTACCCCTGCTCCTCTTGCAATCCTGTGCTTTCTGGAAGGATTCAGAAGATCCGGATTCCTTCTTTCCTCGGGCGTCATGGAATAGATCATGGCCTCCATCCTTGCCATATTCTTCTCTGCCTGGGCCGTCTGGTCGTCGTCCAGATCCTTCATCTTGCCCATGCCTGCGCCCAGCGCGGGCATCATGCTCATGATACTGCCAAGGCCGCCCATGTTCTTCATCTGCTTTACGCTTTCCAGATAATCTTCAAAATCGAACTGGGCTTTTTTCAATTTCTGGGACATCTGCTTTGCTTTCTCTTCATCGATCTCGGCCTCTGCCTTCTCGATCAGGGTGAGCACGTCTCCCATTCCCAGAATACGGGATGCCATTCGGTCCGGATAGAACTGTTCCAGATCTGAGAGTTTCTCTCCCATACCAACATATAGAATCGGCTTTCCGGTAACTGCCTTTACAGACAGCGCCGCGCCGCCCCTTGTATCGCCGTCAAGCTTGGTGACGATGACTCCGTCTACGCCAATCTTTTCATTAAACTCTTTGGCTACGTTCACCGCGTCCTGGCCTGTCATGGCATCGATCACCAGAATTGTCTGATGGACATTCACCGCGTCCTTGATCTCTGCCAGTTCCGCCATCATGTCTTCATCAATGTGAAGGCGTCCGGCTGTATCCAGGATCACGATCCGGTTGCCGTTCTTCTGCGCATGCTCGAGCGCCGCTTTGGCAATGTTGGCCGGCTTATGGCTCTCGCCCATGGCGAACACTTCCACACCCTGCTTCTCGCCGTTAACCTGCAGCTGCTTGATCGCCGCCGGACGGTATACGTCGCAGGCCACCAGAAGAGGGTTCTTGCCCTTTACCTTATACTTCCCTGCCAGTTTGGCAGTGGTCGTCGTCTTACCAGCGCCCTGAAGGCCCGCCATCATGATAACCGTGATGGCGCTTCCCGGCTGAAGCGCGATCTCCGTAGTCTCGGAGCCCATCAGCTTCACCAGTTCTTCGTTGACGATCTTGATCACCATCTGGCCCGGATTCAGCCCGTTCATCACATCCTGGCCTATGGCCCGCTCCTGAACGTTCTTAATAAAATCCTTAACAACCTTGAAGTTGACGTCCGCCGCAAGCAGCGCCCTCTTGATCTCTTTGAGGGCTTCCTTTACATCATCTTCGGTCAGTCGGCCTTTGCTTCTTAAGTTCTTGAAAATGTTCTGAAGTTTTTCTGTCAAACTGTCAAATGCCATTCTACAACTCCTCTATGATCTCGCCGGATATCCTGCGGATCTTCTCTATAATCTCATGGATATCGCTTTCTTGATATCCATCCAGCAAATCGTCAATCTGCTTCACCTTATCCTTGATCGCCACGAATTTTGCTACCAGCTGCAGCTTATCTTCGTAGTCCTTAAGCGTCTGGTTGCATCTCTTGATCAAGTCATGCACGCCCTGGCGGCTGATACCTGCCTCTTTCGCAATCTCTCCCAAGGATAGGTCTTCCAATACGAACTGTTCATAGATTTCCTTCTGATGCTCGGTCAGAAGTTCTCCATAAAAATCGTATAGCAATGCCTGTTCTAATATCTCATTCATTTTCTCACCTGTGTTATCATATAACAAAAAAATAAGGGTGTCAAGTATTTTTTCTTGACACCCTGAAAATCTTTTTATTAATTGCTTCCGTCTCCGGCTGCATCTTCTTTTTCATTCTTCTTTTTCCAGAAGAAGTATCCTGCGATACCGATCATTGCCAGCAGCGCCGCAAGGATTACGCCCGTCGTAACCGGATGGCTTGCTGCCGCCCCAAGGATTCCTCCTTTTGAGCCGTCGATATTGGCAAGCGGCACATCCTCGTCCTCAGAAGTCACCAGGCCGTTATCGTCTTCATCATCTGTCTGGGTATTGGCAAGCGGCACGCCTTCGTCATTTAAAGTCACCGTTGTGCCTGTGGTCGCATTGGTCAGCACCGTCGCCGTCTGCGTCCCGTCATCCACCAGGTTCTCGGAAGTCACCACATCCTCCTGCGTTACCACGGTATCCACATTCTGCTCATCGTTGACGTCCCTGTAATAGATGGTATAGGTTCTCTGGGCAGAGTAGAAATCATGATTCACTACATCGCTCTGTCCGCTCAGCCTTACATACCGCTTCCCGTTCGCCTCATAATTCTGGGGAGAAGCAACCTGCGCGCTTCCTGCTTCCGCCGTCACGGCAGTCTTATCTGTATAAAGCATGGTATTATCTGATACGCTCATATACTGGATCGTCAGGTCATAGGATGCCGGAAGCTCGCTGCTTTCCTGATGGTAATAAATGTTCTGGATCCGGCTTCCCTGGTTATAGGTGTGGGTATACTCTCTTTCCATCTTGCTGTCCAGAAGATACTTCACTCCGTCCGCTTCAATCTCAGTGGCTGCCTTATAAGCCTCCGTAGTTCCCGCGTCCACCATCTTTACTTCTTCTTTCAGGATCTTGCCTGTCTCGGCATCGATCAGGCGGATTGACCATTCATAAGGCTCTTCCTCGGCATACTTCTGATATCCCACTGTATAGAGACGTTCTTCACCCTTCGGAGCCTGGGTAATGGTCGCATTGCTGACTACTTTGTAATAAGTCTCGCTTCCTGCTTCCTGATTTCTGATTCTGATCGTCTGCGGCGCGTTAAAAACATAGTCGCTGTCTGCATTGGTATCCTGTGTAAAATAGGTGTTTCCAAGGAATGTGACCGGCTTGCCGGCTGCATCCACTTCCCAATATTCTACGGTCACCGTATAAGGTCCCTCTTCCTGCTGTGATACGGAGCGGTAAGAAATCTCGTAATCCAAGACATCATCCATATAACTGATGGTCAGGCTTCCGGTGAGCGTGTCATCAATCTCATATTTGCGTCCGTTTACTTCCAGTTCGCCTGGCAGATCGAAAGTCACCTGACCTTTTCCCTGGTTATAGGCAATGGACTTGGACTGCCTCTTCAGGACATTTCCATATTCATCTACGAATGCGACGGATGCGGACACCGGGCCCGGATCATATGCCACGTAATTGAAACTGTAGTTTTCCGTCCCATATGCCACCGTTCTGGATGCATTCTCTGAGGCTGCCAGCTGCCACTCATTTCCATTTGCGTCTACATAGAAGGAATCGGCAACAAACTCAAAGGAGTCTCCCTGCTGGATTACTCCGGTCTCAACCACCTCGCTTCTTCCTCCCAGGTTGTAGGATACGGTATAGTTATGCTCTCCTGAACTGACTACATAGGCATATTCATTTCCTGAAACATCGCCTGTTACGATCAATTCAAGATATAAAGACTTATCCGCGGTGATCGTCGTGCTCCCGCCTGGCGCAACCTGCTGTTCGGACCCATATCTGGAACCGCCTACCACGTATACGTCGCACCATACGGTCTCGCTGCTTCCATTCGAGATGTAGAAGGCCTGTGATCCGCCGCTCATTCCCCAGCTGGCGCTTACGCCCCCGGCTGCTTTTACTTCCTGTGACGGGAGGCCGATGCCGATAAGCATTGCCAGCACCATAATAAATGCTAATATTCTTTTCTTCATTATTCTTTCCTCCTGTTCGACTTATATGAAAGGTTTTGTAATCTGTTTTATATCTATACCATAATATGGCACCGTCACACCACCGTCACAAAACCTTTCATTTTTATAAAGTCCCGGATTTTTTTACACCCCTTTCTTCTTTTTCCGCTTCCAATACAAGGTTCCTGCCGTCCCGCCGGATGCGGCCAGCAGAAGCGCATACAGCGCCAGATTGGATACGTCGCCGGTTCTTGTTCTTCTGGCTCTTCGCCTTGTCGTCGTCCGCCTTGTGGTCTTTCGTACCACCCGGGTCTGCGGCTTATATATGCCGGCATCCCAGGTAGGATCCTGGGTATCCTCATTCAGATAGAAATGCCTGCTGTAATAAGAATTCCCCTCCGCTCTTCTTGACGCGTCAGAATCCACGGCGTTTCCATTATCCCCGGTTCCCCGGTTATACTTGGTTGCCCGGTAGCCGTCCGGGATATAATAGCGTACCCGGTAATAGCCAGGATTCAGGTCGGCAAACCAGTAATAGCCGTTCTCATCCGTATATGTGGTCCGGATCTCTGACCAGGAACCGTTGTCTCCGGTTCTGCCGGATTCATTATACTCCAGCGATACCTTCACATTCGGCACGCCTTTTTCTCCGTCATCCTGGATTCCATTATAGTCGTCATCATACCAGACGTAATCGCCCAGCGCTGAAAGCACCGGTATGACTCCGCAGTCCCAGGTCATGTCTTCCTCGCCGTAGCCCGGCTTGATATTGGCCGTCACATAGCCTCCTGTCGACTGTGGATTCAGCAGCGTGCCGTCGATAATTCCGGCCTCGTATTTGCCGATGGCATCGGAATCATTGGTGCTGGCTTTATTTCCCTCGGAAACATTGAGCGTAGTCACCTTTCTTGTCGGCTCCAGCGCAAATACGACGCGGTAGTCCTTACTGATCCATTCGCTGCTCTCCAGGTCTTTAAATACATAATATCCAGTCTCGTCGGTTGTCGTCTCTCCCGCATACTGCCATGGGGACTGCTGGTCATCCCGGAACTGCAAGACGACTCTGACGCCCGGGATCGGGGTCTCCGTCCTGTCCTGCAATCCGTTTTTGTTGGCATCTATCCACACATAGTCGCCAATGGCGCTATATTTTCTGGCGCCAGCATCCCAGGTTGTGGAGATGGTCGCCGGATACAGCCGGATCTGCCTGATATATCCAATCCGCCTGTTGGTCACGCCTCCCACCGTAGAAAATTCATTGACATCCGAGTCAATGGTGGAATCATTGGCCGCTTTGGTATCGTATGCGCCGTCATCTCCGTCAGGATCCTGGTTCGCCTGCACTCCCGTATATCCCTCAGGGTACTCGAACCGTACGGCGTAATCCTGATAGGTTCCATCCGGTATCAGCAAATGGTCAAAATAATATCTTCCATCTGCTCCGACTACCGTCTCGGCAATCGGCTCCTTCTCCCGGTTTCCTGACGCGTCAATCTTATACAGCGCCACCTTGGTGCCGCTAAGCGGGATATTCAGGCTGTCAAGATGCAGGTCATTGTAGTCTGCATCGTCAAACACGAACCCGCCCAGAGCGCTGTACTCTACCAGGCCGGCATCCCATCGGTCATCCATGTTATCCTGGATGCCCGCGGCCGTAAGATCGTTCTTCGTGAGCCAGATCGTCCTGGTTCGGCGGATGCGCCCGTTCTCGCCCGCATCTTCCTGTGCATCGGAATCGCTGTTATTCTCGTTGCTGTAATCGGCTTCCTTGCCATCCTCATCGACTTTTAGTACCTTCGTAAAATCGTACTGATAGGTATAGCCGGAGGCATTGGTCTCATGCGTGAGCGTGGAGGTATCGAATTCTACGACATAATACCCCTGGAGCAAGCCGTCAAATTGGTAATGGCCCTCTTTGTCCGTTACTGTACTGGCAATTGGAGCATCGCCGTCCTGCACGCGTCCATCCTTGCCTTCCACTTTATACAGCCTTACAGAGACTCCTTCCACGCCTTTTTCATTGTCGTCCTGGACTCCATTGCTATTGGTATCCTTCCATACATAATCGCCGATGGCGTAGGCGTTTACAAGGCCGGCGTCGATGTCCGTGCGTTTCTCTCCGTGAAGCTTGCCGGTATCCGGATCTCGGCTTACCCACAGTTCAACCGGATCGGTGGTGCCGTCCGGGTTCACATTCGAATCCTTCTCATCCCTCTCATTGCCGTTTGCATATTTGGCCGTCGGCGTATATTTGGAGCCGTCCGGCAGCACGAATTCTACATAGTAGGAATAAAATTCATTTCCTATATAATTGTCTGGATTGGTCTGATCCGTCTTGCCGCTTTCCAGATAATTGCACGGCAGATCGGTAAACTCATAGTAGCCTTTTCCTGCCCCTTCCTTCGACCGGGTCTCAGTGGTCTTTAGGACCACGTCTCTGGACTGGATCTGTCCATTCGCCCGGTAGGTGATCCTCTGGTGCAACTTGACTGTGATGCCGTTCAGACCGGGATCATATGGATTGCCTTCTAGATCCTTGGTATCATTCTGGATGCCATCCTGGTTGGCGTCAAACCATACATAGTCGCCGATGCTGCCTGTCGGAAGGTTCAGCGTACAGATGACCTTGTTTGGCTCAGTCCTGTTCTCGGACGGAATAGCATCCCCGGCTGCTCCTTTGAGAATTACAGCAGAAGCAGCGGAATTCGCCATAATCTTTCCATTATACTCGCTCATCTGCTCCACCGTGTACTCAGGAGCATTCATCACCAGCACCACCTCATAGGAGTCTCCTGGCTGAAGGCCTTTCTCCCCGAATGTCACATTCACGCCCACGGCGGAGATATTGCGCTCCTGGGGCTTCACTGTGGACCAGCCGTCGGACCATGCTGATCCGTCAGTCCCCGCACTGTAAAGCATCTTAAGCGCCCCATCCGCTTCGTCGGTTCCCGGCGCCTTTCCCTGCCAGCTGTTTGCATAGGCATCCGGCTCTGCGTAATAATACACGGTAGGCTCTGCCTGCACCGCTTCGCCGTTTACGCCTCCGGATGTCCCGGCTGCCTCCACGCTTGCCAGCGTCATCTCGTCATGGGATGCGTCAGATGCCGGCGTAGTCGTGCCTCTGTCCGTACCGGTCAGCGTCATCCGGTCTCCGTTAAACGGAAGGATGTCTGTCAGGCGAATCTCTGATAAAGTGTTGCTCGAATTGTTATAAAGCGTCAGTTTGTAGTAAACCTGATCGCCCGCGTTCACGCTGACATTGCTTCCCCAAAGGCTGCGGTCCGTGGATATCTCCTTTAAAAGCTGGACGCTTGTGGCGCTGGACACCGTCGCCTGGGCTGGCTGGTTCAGATATTCCAGTTCTTTGTCTACCGCAGCGTCAATGACCGGCTCTTCGGTAACCATGCTGTTCTCGGCTGCCGGCTTATAACTCAGGCCTTTCTCATTCTCCACCGTCGGCGGAAGCGTATAATTGCTGCTCAGGTAGGCTGGACAGATCAGTGCGTTTAAGTCTGTCTTCTGCGCGTAAGAGATCGTTCCGGTAAAGTCAATGAATATCTGCTCTCCTTCGCCCAGTTCGAAGTTCTTGAATACAAACGTATACTGCTTCGTCGTCCGGCTCTCATCTTCCACGTAATTCCCATCTGCATCAATTGAGACATAAGGATGCACGTCGCTTGCCACGATATCGAAGCTTGTAGACGGAATCGTGATCAGCTGGCCGTCCCGGTTCCGGTAATATACGCTGAATCCGCTGGATAGCTGGGAAGTGCTCTGTACCAGCGTCGTGTCCGCTGGCATGCGGACGGATATCACTGGTTCCTTGAATACCTCTTCCTGATTCTCCACATCCACATTTTCCGCCATCACCTGATACTTGATATCTTCTCCGGAAAAGAATCCGCTGGCTTTCTGGTTCTGGATCGTGTTCGTGATCCGTACTTCCGGGATCTTCTCAATATAGGACGGGATCTGGGCAAACACGATCTGGGAATTTTGGCTTCCCATATGCGCGCCCGTCTCCAGCGGATCGCCGTTTTCATCCAGCTGGCTGTCTTTCCATGCGATGCTGGCCTGGTTGCTGATCTGGCGGAGTTCATTGATCTCCCGGCTGGACCATGAACGGTTCAGGAAGGTCGTATGAATCACCAGTCCCTCGCTGTAAAATCCGGCCAGTACATTGGTATACTCTACCTTGACGCCGATCACATGCTCGCCTTCATCGAATTCAACCTTCACGCCGTCTTGCGGACTCAGGTCCTCAATCACCTTATATGGCTCTGCCGGCCACTCATCCTGCTCTTTCTGCGCCAGCGTCGTCTGTACGTATACTTTCGCGCCAACCGTCTGTTCCTTGATCCCATCATTGTATGGGCTGTCATTCCAGGAATGCCCCAGCGTAACGCTGTTCATCCGGTAATCCTTGATCACCGAACTTCCCGGATCCGTCGTCACGTCCATCTCTTTATAATCGGTTCCTGCCATTTCTTTCGTGGCCTTGCTGTACAGCTTTATGTCGTTGTCCGTGACCACGAATTCACTGGCGCCCACTTCATTGCTGCCATCCGCATAGCCATCCACCTTGAAGTTTACAGGATAGTCGTACCCTTCCTCCATCAGGCTCTGGCCGGATGTCACCGGCGCATCTTTCTTGTAGCCCTCGTCATCATCGCTGATCTCTTTTTCAATCTTTGCCTGGAATCCCTGTACCTCATCCGCCTTTTTATTGGTGAACGCGACGAGGTTTACGTCTGCTTCCGGCACATGGTTCGGCCAAACGGTCACCATCTGCTCCAGGTCATAGAATCTGTCATCCAGCGTATAGCCTGCCGGTGCTTTGACTTCCACCACCTTGTACGTGGTTCCCTTGGCATCTGCCTTTAGAAGGCCGGACAAAGTCCCGTCTGCCGAATCCGTGGTGGTCACCGTCATCTGCGTATCCACCCACGTATCCCCGCTCTTCTTATAGATCTTAAACTCTGCTCCTGCCAGGATGTTTCCATCTTTATCCGTCTTTTTCACCCGGATTCTGCCGGCAGCGGATGCGTCCAGCATGGAGGCCTCTTCCACGAGGAGACCCGGGTCCTGCTTAATGGCATTGATTGTAAGCCCTGCGGTCACCGTAACTTCTACGGCTTCCTCCATCACTTGATATCCTGCCGCTTCCACCGTTCCCTGGCCATCCTGGGTTTCTTTGATATAGTAAGTGCCCGGCGCAAGATCCTCCCATGCGCACAGCCCCTGTGCATCCGTAGTCCTTAAGGAGTTTCCTCCCAGGGCTTCCGCCTTGCATGCCTCATCCGTATACAGACGGAAGGTGGCGCCTTCCAGTTTCTCATCTTCAGCGTCAATCTGCCCGTTATGGTTGGTATCTCCGTACTTGGTGAACCGAATGCTGCCATTCGGACTGTTGTGCGCCTTCAGAGACAGGGTTTTTCCTGCATTCTCTTCATTGATCGTAAACTTGATCTCTTCCTGGGACGGAGCACAGTAGATGGTATGGCTTATATTGTTTTCCGTATAGGTATAATACGGCTTTGACTGCTGCAGATCTTCCTGGATCATATAGTCGCCGTAAGGCAGGTACCAGGACGTGTAGCCGTTCTGGGACACCTCGAAGGTATCCTTCTGGGTACTGCCGCCTTCATAGAGTTTCCATGTCCCGTCCGCTTCCTTTTGGTAGAGTTTGAATACCGCGCCGCTTAACGCCGTCAGATTCCCCTCCGGCTCGCTGGCATTGCCATCATACTTCTTAAGCAGGAAGCGTCCGCTCTGGGCTCCATTCATAATGGCTGCCCCAGAAGAGGTATATCCTCCCTGAGCGTCTTTTGTATCATAGGCTGTGACAATCTGGTTATCCTTTACCTCGAACCAGTAGAGCGTATCGCTAAGTCCATAGCCTGCCGGTGCTTCCGCCTCTTTTACTACGTACCATCCGGCATCCAGAGGAACGCTTAACGCCGTTCCGTCCGCGCCGGTAACCAGGGTTGCGCAAGACTCGCCGCTTGGGCTGTCTCCACGTTCTTCCACCGCATAGATCTCGAACTTCGCTCCCTCCAGCCTCTCAATGCCGGTAATACCGCTGGCATCCGTCCATGCGCCTTCTTTTGTTATGCTAATCTTGCCTTTTCGGTCATTTGCGATCGGGCTATCCAGCGTTGCCACCGTCTGATCCTTGTCGTAGGATATGGTTACCGGGTAGATGGTCTCATTCATCAGATATGCTTCTCCGCTTACCTCCGGTGCCTTCAGTTCCTTGACATAGAAGGTACGGGAAGATACTGCCTTTCCATCCCCGTCTTCCAGAAGCAGTTTTTCAAAGACAGCGACCGCCTTCTGGCTGTTGCCGCTTTCTTGAATCGTTGTCGTGCTCTTTCGCTCGGATGGCGTATTCTCCAAGGTTCCCTTCTCTGCCGCCTCTTCGGAATCGTAAAGTCCGAAAATGGCTCCCGCAAGCGGCGAGTGATCCGCTGCCGCCACCTTTTCAATCTGGACAGTGAAATACTTCTTATTTGCAATCTGCCCCTGAGCTTCATTGCTATAATCCGCAAGCGTTTGCCCGGTTACGGCATAGGGGCCATAGTAGACATCTGCAGGCGTTTCATAGCCGGATGGGGACTGGGTTTCCTTGAGATAATATTCCCCTTGCGGAAGCAGTCCGGTTACCACCGTGCCATCAGCGCTGGTGGTCAGTATTGTGTTGGAATACTTCTTATAAGAGCCGTCCGCTTTCTTTGTGTAGATCTGGAATTTTGCGCCGGACAGGCCGGTTCCATCATTCGCGTCTACCTTCTTAATCTTGAATCTTCCATAAGAAGACTCATTGATAATCCTCTGATCGCCGGTCAGTTCCAGCGTCTTGCCTATTTCTACCGTAATGGGCATTGCTGATTCCACACCTCCGGCCTGGTACTCCGGCGCGTTATTCCCGACGCTGCTTTCAACCAGCCAGTAGTTGCCTGCATCCAGTTCCCAGTTAGTTATATTTCCTCCTGAGGTTACCTTTGTGTCAATATAGTTCTCTTTGACGCAATCGGCTTTCTTATCGTCAGACACTCTTTTGTATAGTTTGAATTCTACATTGGAAAGCGGCCG
This genomic interval carries:
- a CDS encoding SpaA isopeptide-forming pilin-related protein; the encoded protein is MKKGKRIIALFLAVLMIATSDTGVYQAFGMDAANQASEAEEAAGGEGQSSGTVDQEDISGQEQGGAGDTTNQEGGQQEAEVQTPPSNQDNFGADSGTDAANGNDIGDAAGALETDGISTFAADSTQKIELNAKVNNDMPAASVASGETFRYILGYNLPALGSSATYNAVTIKIPLPDHVSVAEDSSQSWGLAVTGQKIARVRLSKVDGVNTLSITMDTGLNAGQGSDISIVLKTENFQMADGTQIILNPTMEGIAGGVTVTGSIEEASRPVVTVNAKDGWKVSKSISQDRDVRISNDAKSYEATYTINVDSTKANFNSNGRMAVTDYLLTDILPTLASAGSYDGYPDGGQPYEVAAVTMGGQPLVKGTDYDVVEEGDTVKSLKIRTYEKATQTDVADYPNITEGSMMPTTYTVTLKYHRNPYIVESNKVLNKWTLTNTAQLDYALLGTAQAPSTDTAQIQLGEKEKAADPQSIVINKYLQVGTELLPMDEETSSKFHTGTVAFKLYDEDGQPAVDIEGNALKDANGNELADSTIAIGKDGSATFQNLYRGTYYIEEIVSDDSGLRVPSGKKIKVTVKNGQLALDDADGYTAELDGNGLKIVNTTDKYGMVQFYKYGKNANGKVEPLEGVKFALTLPGDETPKYTAVSEKDGRVRFQGVEPGLYEIRETSVGSNGEYVAAPGVIGTVTVTAGQIASPAFTSSESTGPLANPGYVNVSPKGRFQLKKTDEKGHIITGSPATFQLYGPFETEQNINGLTEIPQEWMQKLVKKADGSAYEMSTSNGMATSIALEEGYYVLKETKEPDGYAIIENGMAQVKVAANIATTELKVQNTPKIKVRFLKEGKVGNVTVTDSAQLTGAEFEIWDSLTGGTCLYGGEEGNPKGTLGTKLVTAVDGTGNPYTEYAQLAPGTYYYIETKAPEGFQTPDGNTRTEFTVSRGEETKDITVVNTADYGRIKLVKKDSHSGQTLAGAKFQIFMDSACKQPVTDSKGNPVVLTSADNGIAYSPLLPKGTYWLKEIEAPKGHVMSKTVIQADVGENQETEIEVSNDPEVSLKIQKTDSVTGNVITEDTASFRLKAQDDGGVWQWVQADPAVTTDGVVVFTGLVPGKAYQIYEFKSPAGYVPADLANGTLVTVVTLPSIKEDGYGEGLIYSEVVKNVPLGTYKIYKTTDFDGNGANVPLGGAVFELYQCGDTPDAAADCVEKNLVSAQTTDEGGNAQWTGLLPGEYWLKEITAEGHQLMAENPRRVSVKPGQNTAGYPDLEQVDEIQNQAKDGKVAIAKADANEPGARLANVTFSIYKEEAGVTDYSGKEVIATLTTNQDGNAISGWLEPGSYVLVEQELPDELSSYERDTTPHAFTITAGETNRTYLENPIGNKKMGRLFVDKVAKFAVSGTDSVTYPLSGAKIRIFKCTGEGNKEADIQKNPVLDTFTMPGGSWESGLLPEGDYWIEEVAAPEGYHLNGTDQAMALDDLAVRMQNTYKISVVSGETSKTDANQITIANETKRGKLRVNKTSPAGTPLMGAEFTIYREVSEEEYQKAPADQKETATSQGKTVYLVEAKVSESSDASGSMMQTDANGTAATTTLKAGDTYWLKETKAPDGYYMGQEWYGPYVVEEGKETIVTAVNYPETPIVGQKTDASGKPLSGAYMAVYRTAADAGMVNLYLQQNQYETDAAKRAALKTVLEKKKNDPDYQFTGIYDANGFNHILQVAVSKADGSFAFRNLAPGTYYVAEVLPPDGYAYDFNTVNTLVVSVDDKGEIVYSPVTAVNHLMGYLTAEKVTMIGNKEYPVAGVKYNVYAAILENGQYVKTGAVLYTGYTDEQGIFKSVLLPAGHYIVEEADAEEYTEAAHPAPTIIEIGSADKGKTPNSGYYHAEVKEDETTDAGTFVNTAKVGKFTLQKQVVNNGYVNQEDVTATFKLEKAIDLEKNQWEVVNEEIPVTVKKNTSASDIYLSKDLEAGTYRISETKMPGYTVNASVIQFEIRAGKVTGMDGNGNIIYGNAEDSPILFSNDHKGYLTIRKAGRYVNDKGELATRPLSNVEFKLYKRVSDDKKADCVKENYIDTKVTSGGNITNWELDAGNYWLVESSVGNNAPEYQAGGVESAMPITVEIGKTLELTGDQRIINESSYGRFKIKKVDANDGTGLSGAKFQIYTKKADGSYKKYSNTILTTSADGTVVTGLLPQGEYYLKETQSPSGYETPADVYYGPYAVTGQTLADYSNEAQGQIANKKYFTVQIEKVAAADHSPLAGAIFGLYDSEEAAEKGTLENTPSERKSTTTIQESGNSQKAVAVFEKLLLEDGDGKAVSSRTFYVKELKAPEVSGEAYLMNETIYPVTISYDKDQTVATLDSPIANDRKGKISITKEGAWTDASGITGIERLEGAKFEIYAVEERGDSPSGESCATLVTGADGTALSVPLDAGWYVVKEAEAPAGYGLSDTLYWFEVKDNQIVTAYDTKDAQGGYTSSGAAIMNGAQSGRFLLKKYDGNASEPEGNLTALSGAVFKLYQKEADGTWKLYEGGSTQKDTFEVSQNGYTSWYLPYGDYMIQEDLQQSKPYYTYTENNISHTIYCAPSQEEIKFTINEENAGKTLSLKAHNSPNGSIRFTKYGDTNHNGQIDAEDEKLEGATFRLYTDEACKAEALGGNSLRTTDAQGLCAWEDLAPGTYYIKETQDGQGTVEAAGYQVMEEAVEVTVTAGLTINAIKQDPGLLVEEASMLDASAAGRIRVKKTDKDGNILAGAEFKIYKKSGDTWVDTQMTVTTTDSADGTLSGLLKADAKGTTYKVVEVKAPAGYTLDDRFYDLEQMVTVWPNHVPEADVNLVAFTNKKADEVQGFQAKIEKEISDDDEGYKKDAPVTSGQSLMEEGYDYPVNFKVDGYADGSNEVGASEFVVTDNDIKLYSKATKEMAGTDYKEMDVTTDPGSSVIKDYRMNSVTLGHSWNDSPYNDGIKEQTVGAKVYVQTTLAQKEQDEWPAEPYKVIEDLSPQDGVKVEFDEGEHVIGVKVEYTNVLAGFYSEGLVIHTTFLNRSWSSREINELRQISNQASIAWKDSQLDENGDPLETGAHMGSQNSQIVFAQIPSYIEKIPEVRITNTIQNQKASGFFSGEDIKYQVMAENVDVENQEEVFKEPVISVRMPADTTLVQSTSQLSSGFSVYYRNRDGQLITIPSTSFDIVASDVHPYVSIDADGNYVEDESRTTKQYTFVFKNFELGEGEQIFIDFTGTISYAQKTDLNALICPAYLSSNYTLPPTVENEKGLSYKPAAENSMVTEEPVIDAAVDKELEYLNQPAQATVSSATSVQLLKEISTDRSLWGSNVSVNAGDQVYYKLTLYNNSSNTLSEIRLTDILPFNGDRMTLTGTDRGTTTPASDASHDEMTLASVEAAGTSGGVNGEAVQAEPTVYYYAEPDAYANSWQGKAPGTDEADGALKMLYSAGTDGSAWSDGWSTVKPQERNISAVGVNVTFGEKGLQPGDSYEVVLVMNAPEYTVEQMSEYNGKIMANSAASAVILKGAAGDAIPSENRTEPNKVICTLNLPTGSIGDYVWFDANQDGIQNDTKDLEGNPYDPGLNGITVKLHQRITYRANGQIQSRDVVLKTTETRSKEGAGKGYYEFTDLPCNYLESGKTDQTNPDNYIGNEFYSYYVEFVLPDGSKYTPTAKYANGNERDEKDSNVNPDGTTDPVELWVSRDPDTGKLHGEKRTDIDAGLVNAYAIGDYVWKDTNSNGVQDDNEKGVEGVSVRLYKVEGKDGRVQDGDAPIASTVTDKEGHYQFDGLLQGYYVVEFDTSTLTHETNASGYTYQYDFTKVLKVDEDGKEADYSNENNSDSDAQEDAGENGRIRRTRTIWLTKNDLTAAGIQDNMDDRWDAGLVEYSALGGFVFDDADYNDLHLDSLNIPLSGTKVALYKIDASGNREKEPIAETVVGADGRYYFDHLLIPDGTYQDYAVRFEYPEGYTGVQANQDPDGDDGAYDTKAANDSTIDSDVNEFSTVGGVTNRRIGYIRQIRLYPATISTTWDAGARKYSAIGDYVWIDANKNGLQDRTETPIPGVRVVLQFRDDQQSPWQYAGETTTDETGYYVFKDLESSEWISKDYRVVFALEPTRKVTTLNVSEGNKASTNDSDAIGKYEAGIIDGTLLNPQSTGGYVTANIKPGYGEEDMTWDCGVIPVLSALGDYVWYDDDYNGIQDDGEKGVPNVKVSLEYNESGRTGDNGSWSEIRTTYTDENGYYWFADLNPGYYRVRYYIPDGYRATKYNRGTGDNGNAVDSDASRRAEGNSYYSRHFYLNEDTQDPTWDAGIYKPQTRVVRKTTRRTTTRRRARRTRTGDVSNLALYALLLAASGGTAGTLYWKRKKKKGV